GCTGGGCTGGATCGGTGACCGCTCGGGGGTTTTCGCGGTGCGGGGGTTCCGCTGCGGCCGTCGGTTGGTGCAGGATGCATCTCGCGGGCCGTTGCGGCCCGATCGCCGAAGTCCGCGCGGAGAACCGGAATCCCGTCGCGTCGCGAGCTCCTGGCCGTCCACTGTGCACTCCTCTGGGCGGAACGCCGAGAAGCGCTGTGCCGAACCGCGCGCCGGGATGCTCCTGCCGGACCCAACGCCCTGTGAGGTGAACACCGCCGATGTCGCTGGAGAAGACCGTCGCCGAGCTGGCCCGCCGGGTCGAGGTGCTGGAGGCCGAGGCCGAGATCCGCCGGATCCAGGCCCGCTACATGTTCCTGTGCGACACGCCGTGCCCGGAGTACGGCGTCCGCGACGACGCGCACCGCATCGACCTGATCATGGAGCTCTACACCGACGACGCCGTGTGGGAGGGCGTCGGCGAGTACTACGACGGCCAGTTCGGCCGCGCGGAGGGCGCCGCCGCGATCCGCGCGCACTTCGAGGCGTTCTGGGGCCAGAAGCAGGACCCGGCGCTGCTGCTCAACGCGCACTACCTCACCTCGGAGCAGATCCACGTCGACGGCGACGAGGCGACCGGCCAGTGGATCCACGTGCAGCCCTGGCTGTTCTCCGACGGCAAGGCGCTGCTGCGCTCCAGCCGGCTCAACAACGCCTTCCGAAAAACCGGCGATACCTGGAGGATCACACGCACGCGCACGGAGAACGTGTTCATCGCCCCGCTCGCCGCGGACTGGGTCAGCGATCACCCGTCGGCGTCGGTGCTGATGAAGCCGTAGGCGGGCGGGTGGTGGCGACGCGGAGGAGGCAGGTCCGGTGACCTTCGAGGATTCGGAACCCGTGGTGCACATCGTCGACGACGACGCGGCGCTGCGGCAGTCGCTGGTGTTCCTGCTGGAGAGCATCGGCGTGCAGGCGCTGACCTACCCGGACGCCACCACCTTCCTGGCCGAGTTCGACCCCGCCGAGATCGCCGTGGTCATCGTCGACGTGCGGATGCCGGGCATCAGCGGTTTCCAGCTGCAGGAGCGGCTGCTGGAGATGGACTACCCGGCGCCGCTGGTGTTCTGCTCCGCCCACGGCGACATCCCGATGTCGGTCCGCGCGGTCACCCGCGGCGCGGTGGACTTCCTGGAGAAGCCCTACCAGCCGCAGCGCATGGTGGAGCTGGTGCAGGCCCAGCTCGACGTGGCGCGGGGGCGGTTCGCCGAGCACGCCGAGCGCCGCGCCGTCGCGGACCGGCTGGAGGCGTTGACGCCGCGCGAGCGGGAGGTGTTGCGCCTGGTCATCGAGGGCCTGCCGAGCCAGGTGATCGCGGGCAAGCTGGGCACCAGCGTCAAGACCGTGGACGTCCACCGGGCCCGCATCAAGGCGAAGGCGGCGGCGGAGAGCCTCGCGGCCCTGGTCCGGGACATCCTCCTGCACCGGGTGGATGTCTGACCGAGGGCGCGTTGATCAGGCCCGCAGGGCTGCTTCGGACCAGCAGGCTGTTGCCAGCAGCTCCGTTTCGGAGAGTGCGGCGCCCACGAGCTGGAGACCGAGGGGCAAGCCTGCTTCAGTTCGCATTCCCGGGACGCAGAGGGCGGGGAGGCCGAGTGCTTGCCAGGGGCGGCTCAGCACCGGGTCTCCGGTGGCCGTGATTCCGGCGGGCGCCGGGCCGAGGGCCGCCGGGCCCAGCACGGCGTCGTAGTCCGCCAGCAGCTCCGACAGTCGCTCGCCGGCCTCGGTCGTGGTGCGGCGGGCGGTTTCGTAGTCGTGCTCCGAGGTGGCGGCTCCGGTTCTCAGCAGGGTTGCCAGCTGTTCGCTCAACTGGGACGCCGCCGCCAGCTCCACCGCTCGTTCGCGCGCGGCTTCGTAGGCCATGATCACCGGGTGCGCGGCGGTGAGCTGTGCGATCAACCGGCCGTCCGGGAACTCGTCGATCACCGCACCGGCCGCGCGCAGCTTGGCGCAGGCGCTGGTCAGCGCGGTTGCCATCGGTGGCTCGAGGGCCTGCGGTGTCCAGAGCAGCAGACGTGGCGGTCGGCCGGTGGCGAGACCGGAATCGGGTTCGCCGGTCAGCGCGGACCACGCCAGGGCCAGGTCGGACGCGCCGGCGGCGAAGAAGCCGTGGCTGTCCAGGCTCGGGCTCAGGCCGGTGACGCCTTCGACGGAGAACCGGCCGCGGGTGAGCACCAGCGACGCGACGCCGCAGAACGCGGCGGGACGGGTGACCGATCCGGCCGTCTGCGAACCCAGCGCCAGCGGCACCTGACCGGCGGCGACCGCCGCGGCCGAACCGCTGGAAGATCCGCCCGGCGTGTGCTCCGGTGCGGCCGGATTGCGGGTCGGGCCCGGAGCGAAGTAGGCGAACTCGGTGGTGACCGACTTGCCGACCGGGATCGCGCCTGCGTTCCGCCACGCGGTCACGATCGCCGCGTCGGCCGCCGCGGGCGGCGCGTCCGCGCGCAGCTGCGAGCCGCACCTGGTGGGCAGCCCGGCGACGTCGACGATGTCCTTGACCGCGAGCGGAACCCCGCCGAGCGGGCCGTTGGCGGAGGCCGGGGCGCCGAGCTCCACCCAGGCCCGCAGCTCGGGATCGGTCTCGGCGATCCGGGCGCGGGAGCGCTGGAGAGCTTCGGCGGGCGTGGTCGCTCCGGTGGTCAGATCGCCGACGAGTTCGCGCAGCGACCAGGGCTGCCAGTTGTTCACGGCTGCTCCCACGCTGCGTCGGCGACCCAGTAGTCCATGCCGCTGGCGCTCACCGAGTGCCGCCACTCCGAGGTCCGCCGCAGCAGCGGCTCCACCTCCGCGGTGACCGCGTCGGCCGCGTCCGGCCCGTCCTCCGCGACCGCCCAGTGGACCCAGTTCAGCTCCTGGCCGTTGGCGTCGTGCACGAACAGGTCGACATGTCGCCAACCGTAGCCGTGGGTGTCGTTGTAGCAGGTCAACGTCATCCGCGTGGGTTCGGCGTCCGATGGGGTGGGCATCCGGCGAGCTCCTTTCCGCGAGCGGGCTCAGGCGCTGAGGGGCGGGGCGGTCAGGCTGTGGAACCGGCGTTGGAAGTAGACCAGCGCGCCGCTGTCCTCGCGGGTCATCACCTTGTCCACCTCGACGAACATCACCGAGTGCGAGCCCTGCGCCCGCTCGGCGATGATCCGGCCGATGAGCGAGGCGGGCGCGTCGCGCAGCACCGGGACGCCCTCGGATTCCAGGTCCCAGCAGTCCTCGGTGAAGCGCTGCGCGGTCGGCACCTTCGTGGCCCCGGCGAAGTGCATCGCCAGGTCCTCCTGCTCGGCGCCGAGCACGTTGACGCAGATCCGGCCGTTGGCGACCAGGACGTCGTGGGACCGGCTGGACCGGTTGACGCACACCAGGACGGTCGGCGGCGAGTCGGTCACCGAGCAGGCCGCGCTGACGGTCATCCCGGCGAGCCCGTGCTCGCCGTCGGTGGTCACGACGTTGACGGCGGCGGAGAGGTTCGCCATCGCGGCGCGGAAGTCGCGTTGGGCCGGGGTCAGCTCGGGCACGATTCCTCCAGGGGGCAGGACGGCGGTTTCCGGCACCGTTCCGACGTTACGCACGCACTCGCCGACCGGGAATCGAGACTTCCCCGCGCCCGCCTGAGGATTTCCCCT
This portion of the Saccharopolyspora antimicrobica genome encodes:
- a CDS encoding response regulator transcription factor, translated to MTFEDSEPVVHIVDDDAALRQSLVFLLESIGVQALTYPDATTFLAEFDPAEIAVVIVDVRMPGISGFQLQERLLEMDYPAPLVFCSAHGDIPMSVRAVTRGAVDFLEKPYQPQRMVELVQAQLDVARGRFAEHAERRAVADRLEALTPREREVLRLVIEGLPSQVIAGKLGTSVKTVDVHRARIKAKAAAESLAALVRDILLHRVDV
- a CDS encoding nuclear transport factor 2 family protein — translated: MSLEKTVAELARRVEVLEAEAEIRRIQARYMFLCDTPCPEYGVRDDAHRIDLIMELYTDDAVWEGVGEYYDGQFGRAEGAAAIRAHFEAFWGQKQDPALLLNAHYLTSEQIHVDGDEATGQWIHVQPWLFSDGKALLRSSRLNNAFRKTGDTWRITRTRTENVFIAPLAADWVSDHPSASVLMKP
- a CDS encoding amidase, which encodes MNNWQPWSLRELVGDLTTGATTPAEALQRSRARIAETDPELRAWVELGAPASANGPLGGVPLAVKDIVDVAGLPTRCGSQLRADAPPAAADAAIVTAWRNAGAIPVGKSVTTEFAYFAPGPTRNPAAPEHTPGGSSSGSAAAVAAGQVPLALGSQTAGSVTRPAAFCGVASLVLTRGRFSVEGVTGLSPSLDSHGFFAAGASDLALAWSALTGEPDSGLATGRPPRLLLWTPQALEPPMATALTSACAKLRAAGAVIDEFPDGRLIAQLTAAHPVIMAYEAARERAVELAAASQLSEQLATLLRTGAATSEHDYETARRTTTEAGERLSELLADYDAVLGPAALGPAPAGITATGDPVLSRPWQALGLPALCVPGMRTEAGLPLGLQLVGAALSETELLATACWSEAALRA
- a CDS encoding flavin reductase, giving the protein MPETAVLPPGGIVPELTPAQRDFRAAMANLSAAVNVVTTDGEHGLAGMTVSAACSVTDSPPTVLVCVNRSSRSHDVLVANGRICVNVLGAEQEDLAMHFAGATKVPTAQRFTEDCWDLESEGVPVLRDAPASLIGRIIAERAQGSHSVMFVEVDKVMTREDSGALVYFQRRFHSLTAPPLSA